The genomic DNA ACAGTTCTCCTGTCCACtgaccacctccgcctctccccatccctcttccctcccctcgtAGTTCACATAAACGCTTTCAACAACGCTCGCGCGAGTCGATCATGTCGAGAACGCTGTACACGCTGTACGAGGCGCCGACAGGCTACGCCATCTTCAAGGTTCGCACGACCGAGGAAATCGGCGCCGAGGATGTCGCGCTGCAGAAAGAGCTGCAGAGCTTCAGCACCTTTTCACCGTGGGTGAAGCTCGTGTCTTTTGCACCCTTCGAGTCGCCTGAGAACGCGCTCGAGGACGCGGTTTGCATCTCCGAGAACCTGATCAGCACCTTCCTCAACAACTtcctcaccgccgccttcgcgaAGAAGGTCGCCAAGAACGAGGCGAACTGGGAGCTCGGCGTGCAGGATCCGAAACtgggcagcgccatccacgacgAGCTCAACATCCCCGTCTTGTGCAATGAGACCGTAGCCGAGATTAGTCGCTGCATCCGCCTCCACGCtgagaagctgctgccggAGCACAACGAGGGCGAtgtgccgcgcgcgcagtGCGGTCTCGGTCATGCGTTCTCGCGTAACAAGGTCAAGTTTAACGTGCACCGCAGCGATAACATGATCATCCAGGCCTCGGCGCTGATGGAGCACATGGACAAGGGTGTGAACCTGCTGGGCATGCGGGTGAAGGAGTGGTATGGCTGGCACTTCCCCGAGCTGGCCAAGGAGGTTCCGGAGCCGCTCAAGTACGCCAATGTTGCGTTGCTAATCGGTAACCGCAACTcactggaggcggtgccggagGAGGATGTGAAGGCGCAGCTGGGCGACATCCTCGAAGGCGAcgaggcgctcgcggcgcgcGTGTACGAGAAGGCGGTAACGTCGATGGGCGGCGAc from Leishmania infantum JPCM5 genome chromosome 10 includes the following:
- a CDS encoding putative nucleolar protein, giving the protein MSRTLYTLYEAPTGYAIFKVRTTEEIGAEDVALQKELQSFSTFSPWVKLVSFAPFESPENALEDAVCISENLISTFLNNFLTAAFAKKVAKNEANWELGVQDPKLGSAIHDELNIPVLCNETVAEISRCIRLHAEKLLPEHNEGDVPRAQCGLGHAFSRNKVKFNVHRSDNMIIQASALMEHMDKGVNLLGMRVKEWYGWHFPELAKEVPEPLKYANVALLIGNRNSLEAVPEEDVKAQLGDILEGDEALAARVYEKAVTSMGGDMAEVDWDCIRTFAKRVASLGQYRVALAQYLVDKMMLVAPNLTQLMGQTIGAKLISKAGSLTNLAKSPASTIQILGAEKALFRALKKKKGNTPKYGLIFHSSFIQRASKENRGKISRYLANKAALACRIDCFMDAPPTVFGEKLREQVEARLNFFDTGNKPPSNKAAMAEALEQYQRILRKRDRKQADEDAEETPKKKSRKVVAASESE